The Skermanella pratensis genome has a window encoding:
- a CDS encoding PRC-barrel domain-containing protein, which translates to MARPMLSLLMVAMLGAAQSAAAQDPVSPPREEPVAIGDYSYDDFYTGFRLSRLIGLPVVGGGEKPVGTIADVTIGFPGDLEWVVIQPGAAAPPMEGGRFSLGWNMVEVNEEFRTAEIPLNAKNLQETAPGQPIGPVERPESVARQWHVSELVGSALEIDGDVPVGTVEDHIAGSDAALKAVVFRDAKVGTLRAVPWRSVVVEPGGRILTVPLTEQVIAGLPAFDYAKMTEALPD; encoded by the coding sequence ATGGCCCGCCCGATGCTTTCCCTTTTGATGGTCGCCATGCTCGGCGCAGCGCAGAGCGCCGCCGCGCAGGATCCCGTTTCCCCGCCGCGCGAGGAACCGGTGGCGATCGGTGACTACAGTTATGACGACTTCTACACCGGATTCAGACTCAGCCGGCTGATCGGCCTTCCCGTCGTCGGAGGCGGGGAAAAACCCGTCGGCACCATCGCGGACGTCACGATCGGTTTTCCCGGCGACCTCGAATGGGTCGTGATCCAGCCCGGCGCCGCCGCACCGCCGATGGAGGGTGGCCGGTTCAGCCTCGGCTGGAACATGGTCGAGGTGAACGAGGAGTTTCGAACGGCCGAAATACCCCTGAATGCGAAGAACCTGCAGGAAACCGCTCCCGGCCAGCCGATCGGACCGGTGGAGCGTCCCGAGAGCGTCGCCCGGCAGTGGCATGTTTCCGAACTCGTGGGCTCGGCCCTCGAGATCGACGGCGACGTGCCGGTCGGCACGGTGGAAGATCACATCGCCGGCAGCGACGCCGCCTTGAAGGCCGTGGTGTTCCGGGATGCCAAGGTCGGCACCCTCCGCGCCGTACCCTGGCGCTCCGTCGTGGTGGAGCCCGGGGGCAGGATCCTGACGGTTCCGCTGACGGAACAGGTGATCGCCGGCCTTCCGGCTTTC